In Deinococcus depolymerans, the following are encoded in one genomic region:
- a CDS encoding YIP1 family protein — protein sequence MRNPVTGPQVSVQDMFAQSTAVLTQPSPVTFERYERRGGLQSALTYVMLAAVVSAVIAAVFSFLHSDVTFFGQLFSRLIGVPVGFLMFTGAVYLIGRTLFRGTGTYPEVAYTFALFYVPISIVMTLIGVIPILGWLVSLALSLVLVYFGFLAVQSSMNLRDQTQAAVTLVLAWIAQAVVGLIVAGVVGGLFAVGRAVTGS from the coding sequence ATGAGAAACCCCGTCACCGGACCACAGGTCAGCGTGCAGGACATGTTCGCGCAGAGCACCGCCGTCCTCACGCAGCCCAGCCCCGTCACCTTCGAGCGCTACGAACGCCGCGGCGGCCTGCAGAGCGCCCTGACCTACGTGATGCTGGCCGCCGTCGTCTCGGCTGTCATTGCCGCCGTGTTCTCGTTCCTGCACAGCGACGTCACCTTCTTCGGGCAGCTGTTCAGCCGCCTGATCGGCGTGCCGGTCGGGTTCCTGATGTTCACGGGCGCGGTGTACCTGATCGGCCGCACCCTGTTCAGGGGCACCGGCACGTACCCGGAGGTGGCGTACACCTTCGCGCTGTTCTACGTGCCGATCAGCATCGTCATGACCCTGATCGGCGTCATCCCGATTCTCGGCTGGCTGGTCAGCCTCGCCCTGAGCCTCGTGCTGGTGTACTTCGGGTTCCTGGCCGTGCAGAGCAGCATGAACCTGCGCGACCAGACCCAGGCCGCCGTCACCCTGGTCCTCGCGTGGATCGCGCAGGCGGTCGTGGGCCTGATCGTGGCGGGCGTCGTGGGCGGCCTGTTCGCGGTGGGCCGCGCCGTCACGGGCAGCTGA
- a CDS encoding transglutaminase family protein: MRCEIRHATEYRYPKPAWDSFNQVRLHPSQEARQTVRSFHLHVAPDAEITSHKDYFGAIVHHVHVHDPHTHLLIEAQALVDTHPVPDPAPVPFGTLWAERARHTEFLVASPRVPGGAWPELFGVTRPAGGDDLPSFLSDLNSQLYRQFTYDTQATTVSTPLAEFATHQRGVCQDFTHAMLGVTRQLGIPARYVSGYLYSGGEMVGAEATHAWVECFIPGYGWLGFDPTNNCVAREKHVKIGHGREYSDVSPVRGTYYGGGQGRMDVAVHVYGDQ; encoded by the coding sequence ATGCGCTGCGAGATCCGGCACGCCACCGAGTACCGCTATCCCAAACCCGCCTGGGATTCGTTCAATCAGGTGCGGCTGCACCCCAGTCAGGAGGCGCGGCAGACCGTGCGGTCCTTTCACCTGCACGTCGCGCCGGACGCCGAGATCACGTCCCACAAGGACTACTTCGGGGCGATCGTTCATCACGTGCATGTGCACGACCCGCACACCCACCTGCTGATCGAGGCGCAGGCACTCGTGGACACGCACCCGGTCCCGGACCCGGCGCCCGTGCCGTTCGGAACGCTGTGGGCCGAACGGGCGCGGCACACCGAGTTCCTGGTGGCCAGTCCGCGCGTGCCGGGGGGGGCGTGGCCGGAACTGTTCGGCGTGACCCGCCCGGCCGGCGGGGACGACCTGCCGTCGTTCCTGTCGGACCTGAATTCGCAGCTGTACCGGCAGTTCACGTACGACACGCAGGCCACGACCGTCAGTACGCCGCTGGCCGAGTTCGCCACGCACCAGCGCGGCGTGTGCCAGGACTTCACTCACGCCATGCTGGGCGTCACGCGGCAGCTGGGCATCCCGGCGCGGTACGTGAGCGGCTACCTGTACAGTGGCGGCGAGATGGTCGGTGCGGAGGCCACACACGCCTGGGTGGAGTGTTTCATTCCGGGGTACGGGTGGCTGGGCTTCGATCCCACGAACAACTGCGTGGCACGCGAGAAGCACGTGAAGATCGGGCACGGCCGCGAGTACAGCGACGTGTCCCCGGTGCGCGGCACGTACTACGGCGGCGGGCAGGGCCGCATGGACGTGGCGGTGCACGTGTACGGCGACCAGTAG
- a CDS encoding alpha-E domain-containing protein yields the protein MLLLSRLAENLYWIGRYMERAENTARLLNVNYYATLESAGRVREHWRPLLELTGGEGPVIKRYGRVDTRSATAWLAFDQDNPSSIASSLARARQNARGLRDRIPSEMWEALNRSYLNLCFETGGVMDRDGLYEYCVAAREASQFFFGIAFATLPRDEGWSFLRSGQMLERADNTVRVLQARLDSPEDPAAAGGPADPTWRALQEQRWVSVLKGASAFEAYRKSVHSGIDPRGVAGFLLFDEFFPRSVRYSAENLHDALAQIDRRHPDAHPEILRLSRWLVARLQYARVDDVLGAPGPTLPDLLVEINRVGAAIDAAYFRQE from the coding sequence ATGCTGCTGCTGTCACGACTGGCCGAGAACCTGTACTGGATCGGGCGGTACATGGAACGCGCCGAGAACACCGCGCGGCTGCTGAACGTCAACTACTACGCCACGCTGGAATCCGCCGGTCGGGTCAGGGAACACTGGCGGCCCCTGCTGGAACTCACGGGCGGCGAGGGTCCGGTCATCAAGCGGTACGGGCGGGTGGATACCCGCAGCGCCACCGCGTGGCTGGCGTTCGATCAGGACAACCCGTCCAGCATTGCCAGCAGCCTCGCGCGCGCCCGGCAGAACGCACGCGGGCTGCGTGACCGCATTCCCAGCGAGATGTGGGAAGCGCTGAACCGCTCGTACCTGAACCTGTGCTTCGAGACGGGCGGCGTGATGGACCGCGACGGCCTGTACGAGTACTGCGTGGCGGCGCGCGAGGCGTCGCAGTTCTTCTTCGGGATCGCGTTCGCGACCCTGCCGCGCGACGAGGGCTGGTCGTTCCTGCGGTCCGGGCAGATGCTCGAACGGGCGGACAACACCGTGCGGGTCCTGCAGGCACGGCTGGACAGCCCGGAGGACCCGGCGGCGGCGGGCGGCCCGGCGGACCCGACGTGGCGGGCGCTGCAGGAGCAGCGCTGGGTGAGCGTCCTGAAGGGCGCGAGTGCCTTCGAGGCGTACCGCAAGAGCGTTCACAGTGGCATCGACCCGCGCGGCGTGGCGGGGTTCCTGCTGTTCGACGAGTTCTTTCCGCGCAGCGTGCGCTACAGCGCCGAGAACCTTCACGACGCCCTGGCGCAGATCGACCGCCGCCACCCGGACGCCCACCCGGAGATCCTGCGGCTGTCGCGCTGGCTGGTGGCGCGCCTGCAGTACGCGCGTGTGGACGACGTGCTGGGCGCGCCGGGCCCGACGCTGCCGGACCTGCTGGTCGAGATCAACCGTGTGGGCGCCGCGATCGACGCGGCGTACTTCCGGCAGGAATGA
- a CDS encoding circularly permuted type 2 ATP-grasp protein produces the protein MKYDPGSRFFDEMFSASGQVRPHYEGVRAYLEQLGVAEFERRRHLLDAAFRNQGITFTVYGDAQGTERTFPFDPVPRVIPASEWAHVEAGLTQRVRALNAFLTDIYSGAQILADGVIPAELVFTSSHFRREVHGVTPPGGVFIHVVGTDLIRDERGEYLVLEDNLRSPSGVSYLLANRQAMTRIYPGMFEGQGVRPVQQYATALLANLQAVSPKPGGTVVVLTPGMYNSAYFEHAYLAQQMGVELVEGRDLFVDAGRVWMRTTGGRRQVDVIYRRIDDDFLDPLAFRRDSSLGVSGLMEVYRQGRVAIANAVGTGVADDKAVYAYVPDMIRYYLGEAPLLNNVPTYLGWNADHLEHMLANAGDLVFKAVGEAGGYGMLIGPAATRDETAAYLERVRANPREFIAQPVVGLSRHPTLYPDTGTFEGAHIDLRPYVLFGRDVTIVPGGLTRVALTRGSLVVNSSQGGGSKDTWVLDHDGPGPAQGMTQHLHGDPVPGQTQGQSQGQGQTQAQSRGGAHSYQQLEKTELGTGQPGEET, from the coding sequence ATGAAGTACGATCCGGGCAGCAGGTTCTTCGATGAGATGTTCAGCGCGTCCGGGCAGGTCCGGCCGCATTACGAGGGGGTGCGGGCGTACCTCGAGCAGCTGGGCGTGGCGGAATTCGAGCGGCGCCGTCACCTGCTGGACGCCGCGTTCCGGAATCAGGGCATCACGTTCACGGTGTACGGGGACGCGCAGGGCACCGAGCGGACCTTCCCCTTCGATCCGGTGCCGCGCGTCATCCCGGCGTCCGAGTGGGCGCACGTCGAGGCGGGCCTCACGCAGCGGGTCCGGGCGCTGAACGCCTTCCTGACCGACATCTACAGCGGCGCGCAGATCCTGGCGGACGGGGTGATCCCGGCGGAACTGGTGTTCACGTCCTCGCACTTCCGGCGCGAGGTGCACGGGGTCACGCCGCCGGGCGGGGTGTTCATTCACGTGGTGGGCACCGACCTGATCCGCGACGAGCGCGGCGAGTACCTGGTCCTGGAGGACAACCTGCGTTCCCCGAGCGGCGTGTCGTACCTGCTGGCCAACCGGCAGGCCATGACCCGCATCTACCCCGGCATGTTTGAGGGTCAGGGCGTCCGGCCGGTGCAGCAGTACGCGACGGCGCTGCTGGCGAACCTGCAGGCCGTCAGTCCCAAGCCGGGCGGGACGGTGGTGGTGCTCACGCCCGGCATGTACAACAGCGCGTACTTCGAGCACGCGTACCTCGCGCAGCAGATGGGCGTGGAACTCGTGGAGGGCCGCGACCTGTTCGTGGACGCCGGGCGGGTCTGGATGCGCACCACGGGCGGGCGCCGGCAGGTGGACGTGATCTACCGCCGCATCGACGACGACTTCCTGGACCCGCTGGCGTTCCGGCGGGACAGTTCGCTGGGCGTGTCGGGCCTGATGGAGGTCTACCGGCAGGGGCGCGTGGCGATCGCGAACGCGGTCGGAACGGGCGTCGCGGACGACAAGGCCGTGTACGCCTACGTGCCGGACATGATCCGCTACTACCTGGGCGAGGCGCCGCTGCTGAACAACGTCCCCACGTACCTGGGCTGGAATGCCGATCACCTGGAGCACATGCTGGCGAACGCCGGGGACCTGGTGTTCAAGGCGGTCGGAGAGGCGGGCGGCTACGGCATGCTGATCGGTCCGGCCGCCACGCGCGACGAGACGGCCGCGTACCTGGAGCGGGTGCGGGCCAATCCGCGCGAGTTCATCGCGCAGCCGGTGGTGGGCCTGTCGCGCCACCCGACGCTGTACCCGGACACCGGGACCTTCGAGGGGGCGCACATCGACCTGCGGCCGTACGTGCTGTTCGGGCGGGACGTGACGATCGTGCCGGGCGGCCTGACGCGGGTGGCCCTGACGCGCGGGAGTCTGGTCGTGAACAGTTCGCAGGGAGGCGGCAGCAAGGACACCTGGGTGCTCGATCATGACGGGCCGGGGCCGGCGCAGGGCATGACGCAGCACCTGCATGGCGATCCCGTGCCGGGCCAGACACAGGGCCAGTCGCAGGGCCAGGGGCAGACACAGGCGCAGTCGCGGGGCGGCGCGCACTCGTACCAGCAGCTGGAGAAGACGGAACTGGGCACCGGCCAGCCCGGAGAGGAGACCTGA